The stretch of DNA GCCATTGATTAAACGGCTATAAGAGAGACCGTGAATTCTTGAAGCGACATTAAGACGAGCAATCCAAAGGCTACGAAAATCCCCTTTACGGTCTTTCCTATGCATATAATTGAATGCCATGGCGCGCATGACACTAGAACAGCTCTGACGAATATGTCCTTTTCTATCACCCCAGAAGCCCTTAGCTTGTTTTAATATACGTTTACGACGACGTCTAGAAGCTACTGAACCTGTTGCTCTTACCATAACTAAATTTCCTTACCTTTAAACAAGCATCATTCGCTTATACATACCTACCTGACCTTTATCCACAAGAGGCTGCTTAGATAGATTGCGTTTTTCTTGTGAAGACTTTTTTGACAACTTATGTCTCTTCCCAGGACGAGTTCTTTTTAATTGGCCTGAGCCTGTTAATTTAAAACGTGCTGCAACAGACTTATTGCTTTTCATCTTGGGCATGAGACTTTTCCTGTTTTTTCTTTGCTTTTACCGTTCCTGGAGCCACAACACAAATCAAAGAACGACCTGCCAACTTGGGTTCAGCTTCAACAAAACCAATATCGTCTAAACCCAGGCTCATTTTTTGAACAACTTTAAAACCATGTTCTGGATAAGCTAATTCTCTACCTCGGAACATGCATGTAATTTTTACTTTATTTCCCTTTTCAACAAAGGCACGTGCTTGCTTTAACTTAGTCAAAAAGTCATTTTCGTCTATGTTAGGTTTAAGCTTAACTTCTTTTATGCGCACCTGATGTTGTGCTTTTTTGCTGTCCTTTTCTTTTTTTGTCAGATCATAGCGATACTTACCGTAATCCATGATCTTACATACGGGAGGCTCACTATTTGAAGCAACTTCAACTAGATCAAGACCCGCCTCTCGGGCTAAATCCAAAGCATCTTTAATAGCCAGTATTCCTAGCTGTTCTCCCCCTGAACCGATGAGACGAACTTTAGGAGCTCGTATTTGCCT from Candidatus Chlamydia corallus encodes:
- the rpmI gene encoding 50S ribosomal protein L35; the protein is MPKMKSNKSVAARFKLTGSGQLKRTRPGKRHKLSKKSSQEKRNLSKQPLVDKGQVGMYKRMMLV
- the infC gene encoding translation initiation factor IF-3; translated protein: MALNFKINRQIRAPKVRLIGSGGEQLGILAIKDALDLAREAGLDLVEVASNSEPPVCKIMDYGKYRYDLTKKEKDSKKAQHQVRIKEVKLKPNIDENDFLTKLKQARAFVEKGNKVKITCMFRGRELAYPEHGFKVVQKMSLGLDDIGFVEAEPKLAGRSLICVVAPGTVKAKKKQEKSHAQDEKQ
- the rplT gene encoding 50S ribosomal protein L20, giving the protein MVRATGSVASRRRRKRILKQAKGFWGDRKGHIRQSCSSVMRAMAFNYMHRKDRKGDFRSLWIARLNVASRIHGLSYSRLINGLKCANISLNRKMLSEIAIHNPEGFAEIANEAKKALEATI